Below is a genomic region from Persicimonas caeni.
CGTAGCGAAGCGAAGGGCGGATGGGGGGCACCGCATTGCTACGCCTTACGTCTTGCAACATTGCCTTCCCTCCCCACGATCCTACGATTTTTCGTAGGCCACATACCCACAACTTGCATGGAATTTATCCGCCGCCCGTAGCGCTCAAGAACCTAGAGGCTTGCAATACGTCCCCACGCCCACGTCTGGAAAATGCACAACTTCCCCACCCATTTTTGGCGCAAATTCCAAGACTACAAAGACCTGACCGCGCTGGCCACGGTCGACGAGCGCGGCAAGGTAGTCGAGGAGACGTATTGGGAGTGGACGCGTCGTGTACAACGGCTGGCCATTGCGCTGATGGACGCCGGCTTCGAGCCGGGTACGCGTATGGGCATGGTCGCTCCGAGCGGGCGCGAGTGGATCGACCTGGCGTTTGCGACCTGGCTGGTGGGCGGCTGCCTGGTGCCGATTCGTCCCGACCGCCAGCGCAGCACCACCTTGCGGGCGCTGGCGCGCACTGGCGCCGAGTGGATCGTGGTGCGTGATGCCGACGAGTGGGAGTACCTGCGCGGCAAGAATGGCAAGCTGCCGCCACATCTGCATTGGATCGCGCTCGAAGACAGCGCCGATTGGCCCGAGGCGTCCAGGTTTCACTCCCTCGAGGGGCTCGACGGGCACGGTCGCTCGCTGGCGGTGCGCGGGCGAGTCGACGACCTGGCCGAGGTGATCTACGGCGTCGATCGCGACCAGCCGACGCTGGTCTTGTTCGACGCCAAGCTGGGCGACGACCCGCACGGGGCCTTCTTCACCGGCGAGAGCGTCGGGGAGATGCTCGAGTTGCTGGGCGACGATCTCCAACTTAGGGACCACGATCGCCTGGCGACGACCCTCGAGTACGGCGTCTTCTCGTCGTGGCTGCTCACCGCCGCCACGCTGTTGCAGGGCTGCCAGGTCGCCACCGCCTCATCGAAGGGCGTGCTGCGCGCCAACCTGAACAAGCTTCTGCCCACCCGTCTCGTCTGCGGCCCGGCCTTCTTGGACGATCGCGCCAACCGTCTGCGTGACGAGATCGAAGAGTCCACCGAAGTGCTGCAGGCCGACGGTGGCGCCGCCGGTGGGCTGACCGGACTCCTGGGGCGTGTGAGCAAGGAGGCCGCCCGCCGGCTCTTCTTCGACCCGCTCAGCCGCCAATTCGGCGGCAAGCTCGACACCGTCTACCTGATCGGCGGAAGCCTCTCCGACGAAGTCACCGACGTCATCGATCGCACCGATCTCACCTTGTTGGGCGTCTGGGGCACGCCCGAGTGCGGGATCAGCCACATCGAGCGGCCCGGCGCGCGACGCCGGGGTTCGGTGGGACGCCCCGTGCAGGGCTACGCCTGCAAGATCGACGGCGCCAAGCGCGGCGAGCCCGGCGAGATCTTGATCCGCTCCGAGGTGCTCTTCGAGGGCTATTGGGATGGCGACGGGCCACGCACCGTCGACGCCAAGGGATGGCTGCATACCGGCACGCGCGGTCGCATCGAGAGCGGGTACTTGTACCTCCTTCCCGACTGATACCTGCCATTTCCTGCCCAGTTCCCTTGCCATTGCTCAATTCGGGGTTTACAACTAGCCTCGACTTCCGCAGAATAGCGGCGGTTTAGACCGGGCGGATTCGCCCCTGTACGTAGAAGAGTTTTTGAGGTTGAGA
It encodes:
- a CDS encoding AMP-binding protein; translated protein: MHNFPTHFWRKFQDYKDLTALATVDERGKVVEETYWEWTRRVQRLAIALMDAGFEPGTRMGMVAPSGREWIDLAFATWLVGGCLVPIRPDRQRSTTLRALARTGAEWIVVRDADEWEYLRGKNGKLPPHLHWIALEDSADWPEASRFHSLEGLDGHGRSLAVRGRVDDLAEVIYGVDRDQPTLVLFDAKLGDDPHGAFFTGESVGEMLELLGDDLQLRDHDRLATTLEYGVFSSWLLTAATLLQGCQVATASSKGVLRANLNKLLPTRLVCGPAFLDDRANRLRDEIEESTEVLQADGGAAGGLTGLLGRVSKEAARRLFFDPLSRQFGGKLDTVYLIGGSLSDEVTDVIDRTDLTLLGVWGTPECGISHIERPGARRRGSVGRPVQGYACKIDGAKRGEPGEILIRSEVLFEGYWDGDGPRTVDAKGWLHTGTRGRIESGYLYLLPD